From Bacillus sp. Bos-x628, the proteins below share one genomic window:
- a CDS encoding phosphatidylglycerophosphatase A — protein MKKYTMNEMVRITKQMLNERGVKIEDIAHIVLKLQEKYNPNLPLSVCIENVEKVLNKREIVHAVLTGLALDQLAEQKLLPEPLQHLVETDEPLYGIDEIIPLSIVNVYGSIGLTNFGYLDKEKFGIIRELDEGRPGEVHTFLDDLVAALAAAAASRIAHSHQDIKDEEQDRVNQV, from the coding sequence TTGAAAAAGTATACAATGAACGAAATGGTTCGCATTACAAAACAAATGTTAAACGAACGAGGAGTAAAGATTGAAGATATTGCACACATTGTGCTTAAGCTTCAAGAAAAATATAATCCGAATCTTCCACTTAGTGTCTGCATAGAAAATGTTGAAAAAGTGCTGAACAAGCGAGAAATTGTCCACGCAGTTTTGACAGGGCTTGCCCTTGATCAGCTGGCAGAACAAAAGCTTTTGCCAGAACCTTTACAGCACTTAGTTGAAACAGATGAGCCGCTATATGGAATTGACGAGATTATCCCACTTTCCATTGTGAACGTATATGGATCAATCGGTTTGACCAACTTCGGCTATTTAGATAAAGAAAAATTCGGCATCATTCGAGAATTAGATGAAGGACGTCCTGGGGAAGTGCATACTTTCCTAGATGACCTTGTTGCTGCGCTTGCTGCAGCAGCAGCAAGCCGCATTGCTCACTCTCACCAAGATATTAAGGATGAAGAGCAGGATCGAGTGAATCAAGTGTAA
- a CDS encoding thymidylate synthase: MKQYKELCRHVLQHGEKKSDRTGTGTISTFGYQMRFDLQEGFPLLTTKKLHLKSIIYELLWFLKGDTNVKYLQENGVRIWNEWADENGELGRVYGAQWRSWRSADGKTVDQISQLIHDIEHNPNSRRLIVSAWNPGEIDQMALPPCHCLFQFYVSDGKLSCQLYQRSADIFLGVPFNIASYALLTMMIAKVTNLEPGEFIHTLGDAHIYQNHLPQVKMQLEREERTLPKLRITRDVKSIFDFTFDDFVLENYNPHPHIKGEVSV; the protein is encoded by the coding sequence ATGAAACAATACAAAGAGTTGTGTCGTCATGTATTACAACATGGGGAAAAAAAAAGTGATAGAACAGGTACAGGTACAATAAGTACGTTCGGTTACCAAATGAGATTTGATTTACAGGAAGGATTTCCTCTATTGACAACGAAGAAATTACACCTGAAATCAATCATTTATGAGTTGCTGTGGTTTTTAAAAGGTGATACAAATGTCAAATATCTTCAAGAGAATGGCGTTCGCATTTGGAACGAATGGGCAGATGAAAATGGAGAACTAGGACGCGTGTATGGAGCTCAGTGGAGATCATGGCGCAGTGCGGACGGGAAGACAGTGGATCAGATCAGTCAGCTTATCCATGATATTGAGCATAACCCGAATTCAAGAAGACTGATCGTAAGTGCTTGGAATCCGGGAGAAATTGATCAAATGGCTCTACCACCATGTCATTGCCTGTTTCAATTCTATGTGTCAGACGGCAAATTATCTTGTCAGCTTTATCAAAGATCGGCCGACATCTTTTTAGGAGTGCCATTTAATATCGCTTCATATGCACTGCTAACGATGATGATTGCCAAAGTGACCAACCTTGAGCCGGGAGAGTTCATTCATACACTTGGCGATGCTCACATTTATCAAAATCATCTGCCGCAGGTGAAGATGCAACTAGAGCGCGAGGAACGCACGCTTCCTAAGCTTCGCATCACAAGAGATGTGAAGAGTATCTTTGATTTTACTTTCGATGACTTTGTGCTAGAGAACTACAATCCACATCCGCATATCAAAGGAGAAGTCAGTGTATGA
- the folA gene encoding type 3 dihydrofolate reductase, with the protein MISMIVATGKDRVIGQDNQMPWHLPADLAYFKKVTDGHTIVMGRKTFESIGRALPNRRNIVLTKSPSFQAKGCEVIHSIADILTIGKNEQELFIIGGSKLYEEMMPYADRLYITHIHHFFEGDRYFPHYDEDEWTIVSREKGHSDEKNPYNYEFVIYDRKEG; encoded by the coding sequence ATGATTTCCATGATTGTGGCGACAGGAAAAGATAGAGTCATTGGTCAAGATAACCAAATGCCGTGGCATTTACCTGCTGATCTAGCCTATTTTAAAAAAGTGACAGACGGGCATACCATTGTCATGGGCAGGAAAACATTTGAATCCATTGGACGAGCACTGCCTAACCGCCGAAACATAGTATTAACCAAAAGTCCTTCTTTTCAAGCCAAAGGATGTGAAGTTATCCATTCAATTGCGGACATTTTAACGATAGGGAAAAATGAACAAGAATTATTTATCATTGGCGGGTCAAAACTATATGAAGAAATGATGCCGTATGCGGATCGTCTTTATATTACGCACATTCATCATTTTTTTGAAGGTGACCGTTACTTCCCTCATTACGATGAAGACGAATGGACGATTGTGTCACGCGAAAAAGGTCACAGTGACGAAAAGAACCCCTACAATTACGAATTTGTCATTTATGACAGAAAAGAAGGATAA
- a CDS encoding 1-acyl-sn-glycerol-3-phosphate acyltransferase: protein MFRYWFLTVYIVVTFLKSMKHLYDHELTDPRISYMKRMQLIHEHAKKFTRGCVDQSGSVISIHQQKKLPDGPVIYVHRELNLVTTTLLIGHLEKPVAFFAKPQLFRYPILKQWLQKMAVINQHQTDEQILEEAKERLMAGQSLLLSETYSAFAATLAEELACPLVPIETSGTERLLTGKIIKRLRPVNVDLLIKAPVMVSDYIQKRA from the coding sequence TTGTTTCGTTATTGGTTTTTAACGGTTTATATTGTTGTAACCTTTTTAAAAAGTATGAAGCATTTATACGATCATGAATTAACAGATCCCCGTATTTCCTATATGAAACGAATGCAGCTCATTCATGAGCATGCCAAAAAATTCACACGGGGATGTGTCGATCAATCAGGATCAGTCATTTCCATTCACCAGCAAAAGAAGTTGCCAGACGGACCAGTCATTTATGTGCATCGTGAGCTTAATTTGGTGACGACAACACTATTAATTGGACATCTTGAGAAGCCGGTCGCTTTTTTCGCTAAGCCGCAGCTTTTTCGCTATCCTATTTTAAAACAATGGCTGCAGAAGATGGCGGTTATCAATCAACATCAGACGGATGAGCAAATATTAGAAGAGGCAAAAGAACGACTCATGGCCGGTCAAAGCCTATTGCTCTCAGAGACATATTCAGCCTTTGCAGCTACGCTTGCCGAGGAACTAGCTTGTCCGCTTGTCCCCATTGAAACAAGTGGCACAGAACGTCTGTTAACGGGTAAGATTATAAAAAGACTGCGTCCAGTCAATGTTGATCTTCTTATCAAAGCGCCTGTTATGGTCAGTGATTATATCCAAAAGCGAGCATAA
- a CDS encoding hemolysin III family protein — translation MFTVKEEIANAITHGIGVILSIPAIFFLVLFAVQYGTVTDVISFSIFGGSMLLLYLSSTLLHSIQHKKTKDVFEIIDHSAIYVLIAGTYTPFLLGPLKGALGYTLLLIVWALAAGGIVFKIFFVKRFIIVSTIVYLLMGWMIIIAIKPLYIQLTGAGFGLLLLGGILYSVGTIFYVWRKIPYHHAIWHGFVLCGSVAMFFCVLFYCINIPAT, via the coding sequence TTGTTTACTGTAAAAGAAGAAATTGCAAACGCCATTACACATGGCATCGGGGTTATTTTATCTATCCCGGCCATATTCTTTCTCGTTTTATTCGCTGTTCAATACGGAACAGTCACGGATGTTATTAGCTTTTCAATTTTTGGGGGATCTATGCTTCTCCTTTATTTGAGCTCTACCCTTCTTCATAGCATTCAGCACAAAAAAACAAAAGATGTTTTTGAAATAATAGATCACTCTGCCATTTATGTATTGATTGCCGGTACATATACACCCTTTTTACTCGGTCCGTTAAAAGGTGCGCTTGGCTATACACTTCTTCTGATTGTGTGGGCTCTTGCTGCAGGTGGGATTGTCTTTAAGATCTTTTTTGTCAAACGTTTTATCATTGTGTCGACCATCGTTTATTTATTAATGGGCTGGATGATTATCATAGCTATCAAACCTCTCTATATTCAATTAACGGGAGCTGGGTTTGGTCTGTTACTGTTAGGCGGTATTTTATATTCTGTTGGCACCATCTTTTACGTTTGGCGTAAAATTCCGTATCATCATGCAATTTGGCATGGCTTTGTTCTTTGCGGAAGTGTCGCCATGTTTTTCTGTGTATTATTCTATTGTATCAACATCCCCGCTACTTAA
- a CDS encoding sigma 54-interacting transcriptional regulator yields the protein MAKQFTNSRLPVLITGEIGTGKTLFAQEMAKASQIILEHIYCPNINEEILQKTLHEKAIQVLYLDEVSALSFPMQHHVIRFLETSNETKIIASSSLSLEALRVSSTFLPELFYRLNVLHLSIPSLADRKTDIPVLTTAFFQELELHPDIDPSVWDAFEQYPFEGNVQELKNIIHYAGAILEGDTVFLHHLPPFVLLPHHTTVKKKKEEHQLTLMEKQEFIFLLETTRALNEKGEAASRRILSELSKQGDIPLTPQQVRSRLDDLERKTYVTKGRGRAGTKITLEGLSFLKSLDSCIPVH from the coding sequence TTGGCAAAACAATTTACCAATAGCCGATTACCCGTTTTGATTACAGGAGAAATCGGAACAGGAAAAACACTGTTTGCTCAAGAAATGGCGAAAGCCTCTCAAATTATACTTGAACACATTTATTGCCCAAACATCAATGAAGAAATTTTACAGAAAACATTGCATGAAAAAGCGATCCAAGTCCTCTATTTAGATGAAGTCAGCGCATTAAGTTTTCCGATGCAGCATCATGTCATTCGTTTTCTAGAGACTTCAAATGAAACAAAAATCATTGCTTCTTCGTCTTTATCCTTAGAGGCACTTAGAGTCTCATCTACTTTTTTACCCGAACTGTTTTATCGACTCAATGTCCTTCACCTGTCCATTCCATCTTTAGCAGATAGAAAAACCGATATTCCCGTTTTAACAACCGCTTTCTTCCAAGAGCTTGAATTACATCCTGACATTGATCCAAGTGTTTGGGATGCCTTTGAGCAATATCCATTCGAAGGCAATGTACAAGAACTTAAAAATATCATTCATTATGCTGGAGCGATTCTCGAAGGAGATACTGTTTTCTTACATCACTTGCCTCCTTTTGTATTATTGCCTCATCACACCACTGTAAAAAAGAAAAAAGAAGAACATCAGCTAACACTTATGGAAAAACAAGAGTTTATTTTTTTACTTGAAACCACTAGAGCGCTGAATGAAAAAGGGGAAGCAGCAAGCAGGCGAATTTTATCTGAATTAAGCAAGCAAGGTGATATCCCGCTGACTCCTCAGCAGGTCAGAAGCCGTTTGGATGACCTTGAAAGAAAAACTTATGTGACAAAAGGGAGAGGCAGGGCCGGAACAAAAATCACACTTGAAGGTCTCTCATTCCTCAAGTCGCTCGATAGTTGTATACCGGTTCATTAA
- the ilvA gene encoding threonine ammonia-lyase IlvA, translating into MKPLLKENTLIQVKDILKAHQNLKDVVIHTPLQKNERLSERYECNVYLKREDLQVVRSFKLRGAFNKMSQLPKEKLENGIVCASAGNHAQGVAYSCKYLGIHGKIFMPATTPRQKVSQVELFGKEYVEIILTGDTFDDSYHKAVKCGDEEKREFIHPFDDLDVMAGQGTTAVEILNDIEVEPHFLFASVGGGGLLSGVGTYIKNIAPETEIIAVEPLGAASLNASHEKGKVVTLDSIDKFVDGAAVQRIGEKTFTTLESVVDKISLVPEGKVCTTILELYNQCAIVAEPAGALPIAALDAHREDIKGKNVVCIVSGGNNDIGRMQEIKERSMIYEGLQHYFIVNFPQRAGALREFLDEVLGPNDDISRFEYTKKNNRSKGPALVGIELKERDDYTALIERMNKKGFHYVEVNKDQDLFHLLI; encoded by the coding sequence ATGAAACCGTTGCTCAAAGAAAACACGTTAATTCAAGTGAAAGACATTTTAAAAGCCCATCAAAATTTGAAGGATGTAGTCATTCATACACCGCTTCAAAAAAATGAGCGACTTTCTGAACGATATGAATGTAATGTCTACTTAAAAAGAGAGGATCTTCAAGTAGTTCGTTCCTTTAAATTAAGAGGCGCTTTTAATAAAATGAGCCAGCTCCCAAAAGAAAAACTCGAAAACGGCATTGTTTGTGCGAGTGCGGGAAACCACGCACAAGGAGTTGCGTATTCTTGTAAGTATTTAGGTATTCATGGGAAAATTTTCATGCCAGCCACCACACCAAGACAAAAAGTATCTCAAGTAGAGCTTTTCGGAAAAGAATATGTTGAGATTATTTTAACCGGAGATACCTTTGATGATTCATATCATAAAGCAGTGAAATGCGGGGATGAAGAGAAGCGTGAATTTATTCATCCTTTTGATGATCTAGACGTCATGGCAGGACAAGGAACGACGGCTGTAGAAATATTAAATGATATTGAAGTAGAGCCTCACTTTTTATTTGCAAGTGTCGGGGGCGGAGGTCTTTTATCAGGTGTCGGTACATATATCAAAAATATTGCACCAGAAACCGAGATCATCGCTGTCGAACCTCTTGGCGCTGCTTCACTCAATGCTTCCCATGAAAAGGGTAAGGTTGTGACACTTGATTCAATTGATAAGTTTGTTGATGGAGCAGCGGTTCAGCGGATTGGTGAGAAGACGTTTACGACACTTGAGTCCGTTGTAGATAAAATTAGTCTTGTACCAGAAGGGAAAGTTTGTACAACCATTTTAGAGCTGTATAATCAATGTGCAATTGTAGCTGAGCCGGCAGGAGCCCTGCCGATAGCGGCTTTAGATGCGCATCGTGAGGACATAAAAGGCAAAAATGTTGTCTGTATTGTCAGTGGGGGAAATAATGACATTGGCAGAATGCAAGAAATAAAAGAGCGTTCAATGATTTATGAAGGTCTTCAACATTATTTCATTGTCAATTTCCCGCAAAGAGCAGGAGCTCTCAGGGAATTTTTAGATGAAGTGTTAGGGCCAAATGATGATATTTCACGCTTTGAATATACAAAAAAGAATAATCGAAGCAAAGGTCCTGCGCTTGTTGGCATCGAATTAAAAGAAAGAGATGACTATACGGCGCTGATCGAAAGAATGAACAAAAAGGGTTTCCACTATGTTGAAGTAAATAAAGATCAAGATTTATTCCACCTATTGATTTAG
- a CDS encoding YpmP family protein, with protein sequence MLLKTICFRRMDGAQIKVTEVPVLRGDETYCFMLTFRLESFLKKIYVSKGKRNVYSFRENLKRNVKWSTYEQIYQQPTLKHNA encoded by the coding sequence GTGCTGCTCAAAACAATATGTTTTAGACGAATGGATGGTGCTCAAATCAAGGTAACAGAAGTACCTGTTCTTAGGGGAGATGAGACATATTGTTTCATGCTCACCTTTCGGCTTGAATCTTTCTTGAAAAAAATCTATGTATCTAAAGGAAAGAGGAATGTGTACTCTTTCAGAGAGAATTTGAAACGTAACGTCAAGTGGAGCACTTATGAACAGATTTATCAGCAGCCTACATTAAAACACAATGCGTAA
- a CDS encoding DegV family protein has protein sequence MKQIKIVTDSTADLQKEKINELSIHVIPLNISISGVDYIDRVNLQPDEFLKKMEAADDLPKTSQPAIGQFVELYEQLTADGSEVISIHLTGGMSGTVQTAESASKMVDGNITVIDSTFISQGLGFQVTKAAELAKRGASREDILREVERIRHETKLYVTIDTLENLVKGGRIGRGKALIGSLLHIKPIASLTDGVYTPEANVRSYSALVRYLTKQYVQAVKGKTVQAVGIAHADALELAEKLKTAILDHTPDVPIDIAYTTPIISCHTGKGAIGFTFYTD, from the coding sequence GTGAAACAAATAAAAATTGTAACAGATTCAACTGCGGACCTTCAGAAAGAGAAAATAAATGAGCTTTCTATTCACGTGATTCCGCTTAATATATCAATTTCAGGAGTAGATTATATCGACAGAGTGAATTTACAGCCTGATGAATTTTTGAAAAAAATGGAGGCGGCTGACGATTTACCTAAAACATCTCAACCTGCAATCGGTCAATTTGTTGAATTATATGAACAACTGACGGCAGATGGCAGCGAAGTGATTAGTATTCATTTGACTGGTGGGATGAGTGGAACCGTTCAAACTGCTGAAAGCGCTTCTAAAATGGTGGATGGAAACATCACTGTCATTGATTCTACTTTTATTTCACAGGGACTAGGGTTTCAAGTGACCAAGGCAGCGGAACTTGCAAAAAGAGGGGCAAGCCGAGAGGACATCCTAAGAGAAGTAGAACGAATTCGTCATGAAACAAAGCTTTATGTCACAATTGATACATTAGAAAATTTAGTAAAGGGAGGAAGAATTGGGAGGGGGAAAGCGCTTATTGGTTCACTTCTTCATATTAAACCAATCGCAAGTCTGACAGATGGGGTGTACACTCCTGAAGCGAATGTCAGAAGTTATTCAGCGCTCGTCCGCTATTTAACCAAACAGTATGTTCAGGCAGTGAAAGGAAAGACTGTTCAGGCAGTTGGAATCGCTCATGCTGATGCATTAGAACTAGCTGAAAAGCTCAAAACAGCAATTCTTGATCATACACCTGATGTACCCATTGATATTGCCTACACAACACCAATAATTTCCTGCCATACAGGGAAGGGAGCAATAGGCTTTACTTTTTATACCGATTGA
- a CDS encoding SCO family protein, with amino-acid sequence MYWKRGAFLSTLMMISVLLLVSCSNGQIKDALNYQIEPFEYQNQDGQKVSLDDLKGKVWVADFIFTSCKTICPPMTAHMTELQKRLKAENLDAHIISFSVDPEVDSPKKLKTFAKAYPLTFENWDFLTGYSQSAIEKFAMKSFKTIVKKPEDEDQVIHQSLFFLVNQEGKVMKNYDGVQNPPYDEIINDIKTLSRS; translated from the coding sequence ATGTATTGGAAAAGGGGGGCTTTCCTTAGTACGCTGATGATGATCAGCGTGCTTCTTTTAGTCTCATGTTCGAATGGACAAATCAAAGATGCGTTAAATTACCAAATAGAGCCGTTTGAGTACCAAAACCAGGATGGTCAAAAGGTTTCACTCGATGATTTAAAGGGAAAAGTATGGGTTGCAGATTTTATTTTCACAAGCTGTAAAACCATCTGCCCGCCGATGACCGCTCATATGACAGAACTGCAAAAGCGATTGAAAGCAGAAAATTTGGATGCACATATCATATCTTTCAGTGTAGATCCTGAGGTTGACTCACCGAAGAAGTTAAAGACATTTGCTAAAGCATATCCATTAACCTTTGAAAATTGGGATTTCCTTACCGGATATTCTCAGTCAGCTATCGAAAAATTCGCCATGAAAAGTTTTAAAACCATCGTGAAGAAACCAGAAGATGAAGACCAAGTCATTCATCAATCTTTGTTTTTCCTTGTGAATCAAGAAGGCAAGGTCATGAAAAATTATGATGGTGTGCAAAATCCCCCTTATGATGAGATCATCAACGACATAAAAACATTAAGCCGCAGCTAG
- a CDS encoding SGNH/GDSL hydrolase family protein — protein sequence MKARLIFIVMSLAFVLSACSAKEAGIKDKLEDTPKVKEHITIAAVGDSLTEGIGDLNKKGYAGITADKMEAVDGVQSVTLKNYAIKGSRTVDLLKRLKEKKVQDGLKDADYIFFTIGGNDLMHVVRQNVLNLTFAPFQKEQGPFEERFKTILAQLREYNDHAKIMYVSMYNPFKFSLSELRDIDEVVKDWNAVAKKELKKDGNADMVNVADLFEEKSGEKLLADDDFHPNQKGYSLMANRLFSEVKKEGLPKE from the coding sequence TTGAAGGCTCGTTTGATTTTCATTGTGATGTCTCTAGCTTTTGTTCTTTCTGCATGCTCTGCCAAAGAGGCTGGCATAAAGGATAAACTAGAAGACACACCAAAAGTAAAAGAACATATTACTATTGCAGCGGTCGGAGATTCCTTAACAGAAGGGATTGGAGATCTGAATAAAAAAGGATATGCAGGCATCACGGCAGATAAGATGGAAGCTGTGGATGGCGTGCAGTCTGTTACATTAAAAAACTATGCCATTAAAGGCAGTAGAACCGTAGATTTATTAAAAAGATTAAAAGAAAAAAAGGTTCAAGATGGGCTGAAAGACGCCGATTATATTTTCTTTACAATAGGTGGCAATGACTTAATGCACGTTGTTCGTCAAAATGTGCTTAATTTGACTTTTGCTCCTTTTCAAAAAGAGCAAGGTCCTTTTGAAGAACGGTTTAAAACGATTCTTGCTCAATTAAGAGAGTATAATGATCATGCCAAGATCATGTACGTAAGCATGTATAATCCTTTTAAGTTCAGTCTGTCTGAGCTAAGAGATATTGATGAAGTCGTTAAAGATTGGAATGCAGTTGCAAAGAAAGAATTAAAAAAAGACGGCAATGCAGATATGGTCAATGTAGCTGATCTATTTGAAGAGAAATCTGGTGAAAAATTACTGGCAGATGATGATTTCCACCCAAACCAAAAGGGATATTCTCTTATGGCAAATCGTTTATTCTCAGAAGTGAAAAAAGAAGGACTGCCGAAGGAATAG
- a CDS encoding YpmS family protein, translating into MKKWKSLFFILLTINLIIVLACGILVLLPGDQSASKQAAKSEYSFNISSSKESLTSFVNDYLKNQGSSDTPDFHVEIDQDVKVTGAIKAFSSTINANVSFTPTVEDNGDVLLKVDDFSIGHLSIPISFVLSYMGQFYELPEFVHVKPDQKTIEVRLSEMPLTNEMYVKANKIDLENDKIEFSYYHPQQ; encoded by the coding sequence ATGAAAAAATGGAAAAGCTTATTTTTTATTTTATTAACAATCAATTTAATCATTGTTCTCGCCTGTGGTATTCTAGTGTTGCTGCCGGGTGATCAATCAGCTTCAAAGCAAGCAGCAAAAAGTGAGTATTCTTTTAACATTTCCAGCTCAAAGGAGTCACTGACCAGCTTTGTCAATGATTACTTGAAAAATCAAGGATCAAGTGATACCCCTGACTTTCATGTGGAGATTGATCAAGATGTGAAAGTGACAGGAGCGATTAAAGCCTTCTCTTCAACTATTAATGCTAATGTGTCATTTACACCAACTGTTGAAGATAATGGAGACGTCTTACTGAAAGTGGATGACTTTTCAATTGGTCATTTGAGCATTCCGATCAGTTTTGTTTTAAGTTATATGGGTCAGTTTTATGAACTGCCTGAATTTGTTCATGTGAAACCAGATCAAAAAACCATTGAGGTTCGCCTTTCAGAGATGCCTCTTACAAATGAAATGTATGTCAAAGCGAACAAAATTGATCTTGAGAATGATAAAATTGAATTTTCATATTATCATCCACAACAATAG
- the ypmT gene encoding protein YpmT, whose protein sequence is MKRVYQYFSLLSLLFAAYFGITAAIDLKAGNIDQFYLNIAYCALFLGLMILAFDFQKHEKAEDAS, encoded by the coding sequence ATGAAGCGAGTCTATCAATATTTTAGTTTGCTGTCGCTTTTATTTGCTGCATACTTTGGCATCACTGCTGCCATTGATTTAAAAGCGGGAAATATCGATCAGTTCTACTTAAATATTGCCTATTGTGCACTATTTTTAGGTCTCATGATCCTTGCTTTTGATTTTCAGAAACATGAAAAAGCAGAAGACGCATCATAA
- a CDS encoding DUF4397 domain-containing protein — MQQLFDANDFQYNQSSSIPGEKTKLHETSQKAIIRILHAAPDLSELAVYVNAQPVSKKILYGKLTTYMEWEEGLYEIEVFHLVTKERILFSRMALMGSEIYTLCITGVHTGLALLTESKSSLIKQNELAALTFVQLSPDLPYIDIYERDQGLLSKDLGYVISSQVHHFSPNKYHFELKASGTNSVLLDIPKVHLQKNRAYLIFLHGFANGDPELMAKVVLAGQT, encoded by the coding sequence ATGCAGCAGCTCTTTGATGCGAACGATTTTCAGTACAATCAATCTTCCTCGATTCCTGGTGAGAAGACCAAGCTGCATGAGACTTCTCAGAAAGCCATCATCCGAATTCTTCACGCTGCACCCGATCTAAGTGAGCTCGCTGTATATGTTAACGCTCAGCCTGTATCTAAGAAAATCCTTTATGGGAAGCTGACAACTTATATGGAGTGGGAAGAAGGACTATATGAAATAGAAGTTTTCCATCTTGTCACCAAAGAAAGAATTCTTTTTTCGCGCATGGCTTTAATGGGAAGCGAGATTTACACATTATGTATAACAGGGGTTCATACAGGTCTTGCACTACTGACAGAGTCCAAAAGCAGTCTCATCAAACAGAATGAACTGGCAGCACTAACATTTGTCCAGCTTTCTCCAGACCTCCCTTACATTGATATATATGAGCGAGATCAAGGCTTATTATCAAAGGATCTTGGTTATGTGATCAGCAGTCAAGTTCATCATTTCTCACCGAATAAATATCATTTTGAACTAAAAGCATCCGGTACAAACAGTGTGTTGCTTGATATCCCTAAAGTCCATCTTCAAAAAAACCGTGCATACCTCATTTTTCTTCACGGCTTTGCTAATGGAGACCCAGAGCTAATGGCAAAGGTTGTCTTAGCTGGTCAAACGTAA
- a CDS encoding DNA alkylation repair protein: protein MTSPYLCPNCKTNRTRFNLIQQLSEPVKLDPATGAVVETYENDQLSPFHMSYQGPHMKVQCGVCGLIEDEKTFIKLAEYHPYSSPS, encoded by the coding sequence ATGACAAGCCCATATCTTTGTCCAAACTGTAAAACAAACAGAACGCGCTTTAATCTCATTCAACAGCTTTCGGAACCTGTGAAGCTTGATCCTGCAACTGGAGCAGTAGTAGAAACGTATGAAAATGATCAGCTCTCCCCTTTTCATATGAGCTATCAAGGTCCTCACATGAAAGTACAATGTGGTGTGTGCGGTTTAATCGAGGATGAAAAAACGTTCATTAAGCTTGCTGAATATCATCCATATTCCTCTCCTTCTTAA
- a CDS encoding MarR family transcriptional regulator, with protein sequence MEQRKQMMYEMDNLLRTVFKQIRYEINSLLENELSRNEFLILNLLREQGAKKVTEFASILGVSASHITAVTDTLVEKGWITRIRSKEDRRIIKIHLTDKGKEITEHFEKKKTEYFMERFESFDDEELKTMIKLFKKLDKSQKDEA encoded by the coding sequence TTGGAACAAAGAAAACAAATGATGTATGAAATGGATAATTTACTGAGAACCGTATTTAAGCAGATTCGTTATGAAATTAACAGCCTGCTCGAAAACGAATTATCTCGGAATGAATTTCTCATATTAAATCTTCTTCGTGAACAAGGTGCGAAAAAAGTGACGGAATTCGCTTCGATTCTTGGGGTGTCAGCAAGCCATATTACAGCAGTGACCGACACACTTGTTGAAAAAGGCTGGATCACGCGAATTCGTTCTAAAGAGGATCGCCGCATCATCAAAATCCATTTAACCGATAAGGGAAAGGAAATTACTGAGCATTTTGAGAAAAAGAAAACTGAATACTTTATGGAGCGCTTTGAATCATTTGATGATGAGGAACTCAAAACGATGATCAAATTATTCAAAAAGCTTGATAAAAGTCAAAAGGATGAAGCATAA